Proteins encoded together in one Balaenoptera ricei isolate mBalRic1 chromosome 2, mBalRic1.hap2, whole genome shotgun sequence window:
- the THTPA gene encoding thiamine-triphosphatase: MAQGLIEVERKFVPGPGTEERLQELGGTLERRVTFRDSYYDTPELSLMRADYWLRQREGSGWELKCSRAASVSGPHTEYMELTAEPAVVAQLCEVLRAEVPGAGGVAAVLGPLGLKEVASFVTKRSAWKVVLHGADEEEPPLRVDLDTADFGYAVGEVEALVREEAEVPAALEKIHSLSSMLGVLAQERAPAKLIVYLQRFRPQNYQRLLEVYSSKEKP; encoded by the exons ATGGCCCAGGGTCTGATTGAAGTGGAGCGAAAGTTCGTTCCCGGCCCTGGCACAGAGGAGCGGTTGCAGGAATTGGGGGGTACCCTGGAGCGCCGAGTCACTTTCCGAGACAGCTACTATGACACCCCTGAGCTGAGCCTCATGCGGGCTGACTACTGGCTCCGACAGCGAGAGGGCAGTGGATGGGAGCTCAAATGTTCCAGAGCAGCAAGTGTCTCAGGACCCCACACTGAGTACATGGAACTCACAGCTGAGCCTGCAGTTGTGGCCCAGCTCTGTGAGGTGCTGAGGGCTGAAGTCCCGGGAGCTGGAGGCGTGGCTGCTGTGCTGGGCCCTCTAGGGCTGAAGGAAGTAGCTAGTTTTGTGACTAAGCGTAGTGCCTGGAAAGTGGTGCTGCACGGAGCTGATGAAGAGGAGCCGCCGCTCAGGGTGGACCTGGATACAGCTGACTTTGGCTACGCTGTGGGTGAGGTAGAGGCCCTGGTGCGAGAGGAGGCTGAAGTCCCAGCTGCCCTAGAGAAGATCCACAGCCTCAGCAGCATGCTTG GTGTGCTGGCGCAGGAGAGGGCACCTGCCAAGCTGATTGTGTACCTACAGCGCTTCCGGCCTCAGAACTATCAGCGCCTGCTAGAAGTGTACAGCTCCAAAGAGAAGCCTTAG